The proteins below are encoded in one region of Candidatus Flexicrinis proximus:
- a CDS encoding adenine phosphoribosyltransferase (Catalyzes a salvage reaction resulting in the formation of AMP, that is energically less costly than de novo synthesis), whose amino-acid sequence MADSTFAVNVAGIRRDLRLFEIKPGVRIAILNILGDTELVQAAAKALSAKITGVDALVTAEAKSIPLAHAMSVESGLPYIVLRKSYKPYMGDALQSETLSITTGKSQTLYLDEKDRTQIQGKRVALIDDVISTGSTLQAMRLIMQKAGANVVAEAAIFTEGDRAQWTGVIALGHLPVWVD is encoded by the coding sequence ATGGCAGACAGCACCTTTGCAGTAAATGTTGCGGGTATACGGCGAGACTTGCGTCTGTTTGAGATAAAGCCCGGCGTCAGAATTGCCATCCTAAACATTCTGGGGGACACCGAACTGGTGCAGGCAGCGGCCAAAGCGCTGTCGGCCAAGATCACGGGCGTTGATGCTCTGGTGACGGCCGAGGCGAAGTCCATTCCGCTTGCCCATGCCATGAGTGTCGAGAGCGGACTGCCGTATATCGTCCTCCGTAAGTCGTACAAGCCCTACATGGGCGATGCGTTGCAAAGTGAAACGCTGAGCATTACCACTGGCAAGTCGCAGACGCTGTATCTGGACGAGAAAGACCGCACCCAGATTCAAGGGAAGCGCGTGGCCCTGATTGACGATGTGATTTCGACAGGCTCCACGTTGCAGGCAATGCGGCTTATCATGCAGAAGGCCGGCGCGAACGTTGTCGCTGAGGCAGCGATCTTCACCGAGGGCGACCGTGCCCAGTGGACGGGCGTGATTGCGCTCGGTCATCTTCCGGTCTGGGTGGATTAG
- a CDS encoding class I SAM-dependent methyltransferase: MPSELAAQRGEPSYVWRAGQERRLQMVAKWTQLADSRILVDGCGVGMYSTTFIQRYNAKVDAIDIELERVADARESGTLSAVVSAAEYLPYPADAFDLVFSHEVIEHVADDRAAAAEMVRVTRPGGRIIIFCPNRWYPFETHGHYWRGQYHFGNTPFINYLPDTWRNKLAPHVRAYTKRSLRGLFRGQPVKVVHHSRIYGGYDNIIARLGTPGKFIRDTLYRFEGTPLDTYGLSHFLVIEKTAR; the protein is encoded by the coding sequence ATGCCTTCAGAATTAGCCGCCCAGCGCGGTGAACCGAGTTATGTCTGGCGCGCAGGTCAGGAGCGGCGGCTGCAGATGGTCGCCAAATGGACTCAGCTGGCCGATTCGCGCATCCTGGTGGATGGCTGCGGCGTCGGCATGTACTCGACGACCTTCATCCAGCGCTATAACGCGAAGGTCGATGCAATTGACATCGAACTGGAACGGGTAGCGGATGCCCGCGAAAGCGGTACTTTATCCGCGGTCGTTTCTGCCGCCGAATACCTGCCCTACCCCGCGGATGCGTTCGATCTGGTCTTCTCCCATGAGGTCATCGAACACGTCGCCGACGACCGCGCCGCCGCCGCCGAAATGGTCCGTGTTACACGGCCCGGCGGACGCATCATCATCTTCTGCCCGAACCGCTGGTACCCGTTTGAAACGCACGGCCACTACTGGCGCGGCCAATACCACTTCGGCAATACGCCGTTCATCAATTACCTGCCGGATACCTGGCGTAACAAACTGGCGCCGCACGTGCGTGCGTATACCAAGCGCAGCCTGCGTGGGCTGTTCCGCGGACAACCGGTGAAAGTCGTACACCACTCGCGCATCTACGGCGGATACGACAATATCATCGCCAGATTGGGAACGCCCGGAAAATTCATCCGCGACACGCTTTACCGGTTCGAAGGAACTCCGCTCGACACCTACGGGTTGTCGCATTTCCTGGTGATCGAGAAGACAGCCCGCTGA
- a CDS encoding FAD-binding oxidoreductase, whose amino-acid sequence MIDEVIGFSVLTELHLAALRELAGAANVTTAQADLDLHNRDQSRHPDGNARAVIFATSAEQVSAVLRYCHEQRIPVTPWGVGTSLEGNPLARYGGISLSFERMTRVLEVHADDFQVTVEPGIGHKDLNAQLARYGLFFPPDPGANATIGGMLANNAAGIRTVKYGATKDNVLKMQVVLADGRIITVGSRSIKQASGYDLLHLFVGSEGTLGVITQATLKLVPVPSLMSAVVASFPSVSAAIEAVVAIRGSGLDPAALEFIDPKQSALLRDHAGVDLEECPTLFMEFHAVLPEALEYGLVQVREICEELGATRVKATTDNAERTKLWTARHHAYELLTRIHAGQKIYIDDVAVPISQYPALIAFAEKAIDEAGIHAYMKGHAGDGNIHCEFPYSTEAEFAVISRINNRIVQKAIALGGTATGEHGVGMGKTQFMDEEHGASLDVMRAIKATLDPHGILNPGKIFPQ is encoded by the coding sequence ATGATTGACGAAGTAATTGGTTTTTCGGTCTTGACCGAGCTGCATTTAGCCGCGCTGCGCGAACTAGCCGGTGCCGCGAATGTCACGACCGCGCAGGCCGACCTCGACCTGCATAACCGCGACCAGTCGCGCCATCCCGACGGAAACGCGCGGGCGGTGATCTTTGCCACCAGTGCCGAGCAAGTGAGCGCGGTGCTGCGCTATTGCCATGAACAGCGCATCCCAGTTACCCCGTGGGGGGTAGGGACTTCGCTCGAAGGCAACCCGCTGGCCCGTTATGGCGGAATTTCCCTGAGTTTCGAGCGGATGACGCGAGTGCTCGAAGTCCACGCCGACGACTTTCAAGTGACGGTTGAGCCGGGCATCGGCCATAAAGACCTGAATGCCCAACTTGCCCGATACGGGTTGTTTTTCCCGCCAGACCCAGGCGCCAACGCGACGATCGGCGGCATGCTGGCAAACAACGCCGCCGGTATCCGCACGGTCAAGTACGGAGCGACCAAGGATAACGTGCTGAAGATGCAGGTAGTCCTCGCTGATGGGCGCATCATCACCGTCGGTTCCCGGTCGATCAAACAGGCATCGGGCTATGACCTGCTGCACCTGTTTGTCGGGAGTGAAGGAACGCTCGGCGTCATTACGCAGGCCACGCTGAAACTCGTCCCCGTTCCCAGCCTGATGAGCGCGGTCGTGGCCTCATTTCCGTCGGTCAGCGCGGCAATTGAAGCGGTCGTGGCCATTCGCGGCAGCGGCCTTGACCCGGCGGCGCTCGAATTCATTGACCCTAAACAGTCGGCCCTGCTGCGTGACCACGCCGGAGTCGATCTGGAGGAATGTCCAACGCTGTTTATGGAATTCCATGCCGTTCTTCCGGAGGCGCTGGAGTATGGCCTCGTACAGGTGCGTGAGATTTGCGAGGAGCTTGGCGCCACGCGCGTTAAGGCCACTACAGACAATGCCGAACGTACCAAACTGTGGACGGCCCGGCATCACGCCTATGAACTCCTGACCCGCATCCATGCCGGTCAGAAGATCTATATTGACGACGTGGCCGTACCGATCAGCCAGTATCCCGCGCTGATCGCTTTCGCCGAAAAGGCCATTGATGAAGCCGGAATCCATGCCTACATGAAGGGGCATGCCGGAGACGGCAATATCCACTGTGAATTTCCGTATTCGACCGAAGCCGAGTTTGCGGTTATCAGCCGGATCAATAACCGGATCGTCCAGAAGGCGATCGCATTAGGGGGAACCGCGACCGGCGAACATGGCGTGGGTATGGGGAAAACGCAGTTTATGGATGAGGAACATGGGGCATCGCTCGACGTGATGCGCGCGATCAAGGCGACGCTCGACCCTCACGGAATCCTCAACCCGGGAAAAATCTTTCCGCAGTAG
- the pdxT gene encoding pyridoxal 5'-phosphate synthase glutaminase subunit PdxT, which yields MKVGVLALQGAFIEHEKMLRKLGAEPVEVRLPEHLQGLDALILPGGESTTIGKLAVEFGLIEPLRQFAATKPTWGTCAGMIFLAKDIGHDRQPILGIMDISVNRNAFGRQIDSFEADMNIKGIEGGPFHTVFIRAPIATAAGKDVEVLGTLDDGRIIAARQGHLLATAFHPELTGDTRVHALFLSLVAH from the coding sequence ATGAAGGTTGGGGTACTCGCGCTTCAGGGCGCCTTTATCGAACATGAAAAGATGCTGCGAAAACTGGGTGCCGAGCCGGTCGAAGTCCGCCTGCCTGAACACCTGCAGGGCCTGGATGCGCTGATTCTGCCTGGCGGCGAAAGCACCACGATCGGGAAGTTGGCGGTCGAGTTTGGTCTGATCGAACCGCTGCGCCAGTTCGCTGCAACCAAGCCAACCTGGGGCACGTGCGCCGGGATGATCTTCCTGGCGAAGGATATTGGTCATGACCGCCAGCCGATTCTGGGCATCATGGATATCTCCGTCAATCGCAATGCGTTTGGCCGGCAGATCGACAGTTTCGAAGCAGATATGAATATCAAGGGCATTGAAGGCGGCCCATTCCATACTGTGTTTATCCGCGCTCCAATCGCAACCGCAGCTGGCAAAGATGTCGAAGTTCTCGGTACTCTAGATGACGGTCGGATCATCGCAGCACGGCAGGGTCATCTGCTGGCGACCGCCTTTCATCCGGAATTGACTGGTGACACACGCGTTCATGCGTTATTTTTGAGTCTAGTAGCGCACTAG
- a CDS encoding iron-containing alcohol dehydrogenase encodes MTTIWNMPRIELTDLSRIREQRPAALLTGKRSWQAVNTMVKLPVVVQAEPENAEKSYLDSLADGLPKQVQSIYAVGGGLVADAAKYIGSRRKLPVVLIPTALSVDGFFTPIVSLRADGVGTYAETGPAERVLIDWDVVSAAPAHIRGAGIVELLSIVTGLLDWRYAAEKGKNPLEERFQPWAAALAAGIAQQAFRIAKGVGEGQVQSLRELLDLICMEVRLTTQIGHTRPQEGSEQFFAHALQPRITLRGKKPYAELLGPGILLAMALHNQEIKPIKDTMLAAGVRLNTIDPQDITDTLTALPAFVKDNKLPFSILNDVTISADKARELLTVTGLQQSEV; translated from the coding sequence ATGACGACCATTTGGAATATGCCGCGGATTGAGCTAACGGACCTCTCGCGGATCCGCGAACAGCGTCCCGCCGCGCTTTTGACCGGCAAACGGTCGTGGCAAGCAGTCAATACCATGGTGAAACTGCCGGTCGTCGTCCAGGCCGAGCCGGAAAACGCCGAGAAGAGCTATCTCGACTCGCTTGCTGACGGATTGCCGAAGCAAGTCCAGTCGATTTATGCGGTGGGCGGCGGTTTGGTGGCGGATGCCGCAAAGTACATCGGTTCGCGCCGCAAACTGCCGGTGGTCCTGATCCCGACCGCGCTGAGCGTGGACGGCTTTTTCACCCCGATCGTCTCGCTGCGTGCCGATGGGGTCGGCACCTACGCAGAGACTGGCCCGGCGGAACGGGTGTTGATCGACTGGGATGTCGTCAGCGCCGCCCCGGCTCATATTCGCGGCGCAGGGATCGTCGAACTGCTCAGCATCGTAACCGGGCTGCTCGACTGGCGCTATGCCGCCGAAAAGGGCAAGAATCCGCTGGAAGAACGCTTTCAGCCCTGGGCGGCAGCCCTCGCCGCGGGAATCGCACAGCAGGCCTTCCGCATCGCTAAAGGCGTCGGCGAAGGGCAGGTACAGTCTTTGCGTGAGCTGCTCGATCTGATCTGCATGGAAGTGCGCCTGACCACTCAGATCGGCCACACGCGTCCGCAGGAAGGCAGCGAACAGTTCTTTGCGCATGCGCTGCAGCCTCGAATCACCCTGCGCGGCAAGAAACCGTATGCCGAATTGCTCGGGCCGGGAATCCTGTTGGCGATGGCGCTGCACAATCAGGAGATCAAGCCGATCAAGGATACGATGCTGGCGGCAGGTGTTCGATTGAACACCATCGATCCGCAGGACATCACCGATACGCTTACCGCGCTGCCTGCGTTCGTCAAGGATAATAAGCTGCCGTTCAGCATCCTCAATGATGTGACAATCAGCGCTGACAAAGCGCGCGAACTGCTGACCGTCACCGGTCTCCAGCAAAGCGAAGTCTAG
- a CDS encoding penicillin acylase family protein, protein MKVLRFIFIGLLAILVIVLVGGFVLFNKLTKGPLPQHTGTLQVEGLTAPVEILRDEYGVAHIYASTSYDLLFAQGYTHAQDRWWQMEFARAVGDGRIQELTGANDDVMGNDVFIRTAGWREAAERSVSEAYDPETLARMQAFADGVNAYISGKNGGDLALEYSLLGVTGVNIPIRPWTPADSEVWLKAMQWNLGNGLQDQERSTALETLTPEQLFEIEPAYPFDLHPTIVEPEDLPISGETLTTSSLGALEQHTVLDRGDITFAGGSTGEIAYAFGFGDGLGSNNWVVSGSHTATGKPLLSNDPHLGIQMPSIWYEVGLHCQPVSEECPFDVRGYALPAVPGVVLGHNARIAWGFTNIDPDVIDLYEIKVNPDNPLQYEYDGEMLDMTVRNEEIKFGDGGSVTIQVRETVMGPIITDNVTIEDGVSSGYGETALAMRWAALDPTQLMRALFLLNTAQNWEDFREANAYFAAPAQNVIYADVDGNIGYQTPGLIPIRPAANSGRIIQDGSTSATAWLGYIPYDLLPRILNPERGWIHSANEALAPLEYYDQLKAQLAGEYGEDINVVINEYWDYGFRGERIVQLLEASGEHTIASMQAIQADNKILVAEAMAPYLAALSFDDAALTEARDWMLNWDFQANRDSGPAALFSALWKRIPDAVFNDEYGESLTVGGGSNAQLALIQILDQEDNHFWDDESTEAVETRDELLKSVFAAAHAELVETLGADKAQWEWGKLHTAVFVSNPLGQSGISLIEDIVNRSTPAGGWVGAVNATNWSTQSDDYELSSLPSMRTVYDLSNLDQSMNHHTTGQSGHPYSDNYDDQIPFWASVTYKLMLSGREAVEAAAVETLRLEPK, encoded by the coding sequence ATGAAAGTACTTCGTTTTATCTTCATCGGTTTGCTCGCCATCCTGGTAATCGTGCTGGTCGGCGGGTTCGTTCTGTTCAACAAACTGACCAAAGGTCCGCTGCCGCAGCATACCGGAACGCTTCAGGTCGAGGGGCTTACCGCGCCGGTCGAAATTCTGCGCGACGAGTACGGCGTAGCCCACATCTACGCGTCGACCTCATACGATCTGTTGTTCGCCCAGGGCTATACCCATGCTCAGGATCGCTGGTGGCAGATGGAATTTGCCCGCGCGGTTGGCGACGGCCGCATCCAGGAGCTGACCGGCGCCAATGACGATGTCATGGGCAACGACGTCTTTATTCGCACCGCAGGCTGGCGTGAAGCCGCCGAGCGCAGCGTAAGTGAAGCTTATGACCCGGAGACCCTTGCCCGCATGCAGGCGTTTGCCGATGGCGTCAACGCCTATATCAGCGGCAAGAATGGCGGCGACCTTGCCCTGGAATACTCGCTGCTGGGCGTGACCGGCGTGAATATTCCGATCCGTCCGTGGACGCCTGCCGACAGTGAAGTCTGGCTCAAGGCGATGCAGTGGAACCTCGGTAACGGCCTGCAGGACCAGGAACGCAGCACGGCACTTGAGACCCTGACTCCGGAGCAGTTGTTTGAGATTGAGCCGGCCTATCCGTTCGATCTGCATCCGACGATTGTCGAGCCCGAAGACCTTCCAATCAGCGGCGAGACGCTGACGACCTCATCCCTCGGTGCACTTGAACAGCACACTGTGTTGGACCGCGGCGACATCACCTTTGCGGGCGGCAGCACCGGCGAAATCGCCTATGCCTTCGGGTTTGGTGACGGGCTGGGCAGCAACAACTGGGTGGTAAGCGGCAGCCACACAGCAACTGGGAAGCCGCTGCTTTCGAATGATCCGCACCTTGGCATACAGATGCCGTCAATCTGGTATGAAGTGGGTCTGCACTGTCAGCCGGTCAGCGAAGAGTGTCCGTTTGACGTACGTGGATATGCGCTGCCAGCCGTCCCTGGCGTTGTGCTGGGTCACAATGCCCGGATCGCATGGGGGTTCACCAATATCGACCCGGACGTGATCGACCTGTATGAAATCAAGGTCAACCCCGACAATCCGCTTCAATACGAGTACGACGGCGAAATGCTGGATATGACCGTCCGTAACGAGGAAATTAAGTTCGGTGACGGCGGCTCAGTGACCATTCAGGTCCGCGAGACGGTTATGGGACCGATCATCACGGATAATGTAACCATCGAGGATGGGGTATCGTCGGGCTACGGCGAGACCGCGCTGGCTATGCGCTGGGCAGCGCTTGACCCGACCCAGTTGATGCGCGCGCTGTTCCTGCTGAATACGGCGCAGAACTGGGAAGACTTCCGCGAAGCGAATGCCTATTTTGCCGCACCAGCCCAGAACGTGATTTATGCCGACGTCGATGGCAACATCGGCTACCAAACGCCGGGACTCATCCCGATCCGCCCCGCGGCGAACAGCGGTCGAATCATCCAGGATGGATCGACCAGCGCGACTGCCTGGCTCGGTTACATCCCCTACGACCTGCTGCCGCGAATTCTCAATCCCGAGCGCGGATGGATTCACAGCGCCAACGAGGCCCTCGCACCGCTTGAATACTACGACCAGCTTAAGGCGCAGTTGGCTGGCGAGTACGGCGAGGACATCAACGTTGTGATCAACGAGTACTGGGACTATGGCTTCCGAGGCGAGCGGATCGTGCAACTGCTTGAAGCGTCTGGCGAACACACTATCGCCTCGATGCAGGCCATCCAGGCTGACAACAAGATTCTGGTCGCAGAGGCGATGGCGCCGTATCTGGCGGCACTCAGCTTTGACGATGCAGCGTTGACCGAAGCGCGCGACTGGATGCTGAACTGGGATTTCCAGGCAAACCGTGACAGCGGGCCGGCGGCGCTATTCAGCGCGTTGTGGAAGCGGATTCCTGATGCGGTGTTCAACGACGAATATGGCGAATCGCTGACGGTCGGCGGCGGCAGCAATGCGCAGCTTGCCTTGATTCAGATTCTCGATCAGGAAGACAATCACTTCTGGGACGACGAATCAACCGAAGCGGTCGAGACCCGCGACGAACTCCTGAAATCGGTGTTCGCGGCGGCTCATGCGGAACTGGTCGAAACGCTGGGCGCGGACAAGGCGCAGTGGGAATGGGGCAAACTGCACACCGCCGTGTTCGTCAGCAATCCGCTTGGACAGAGCGGCATCAGCCTGATCGAAGACATCGTCAACCGGTCAACGCCTGCCGGAGGGTGGGTCGGCGCGGTCAATGCGACCAATTGGTCGACTCAGAGCGATGATTACGAACTGAGCAGCCTGCCGTCAATGCGGACGGTCTACGACCTGAGCAACCTTGACCAGAGTATGAACCACCACACGACGGGGCAGAGCGGGCATCCGTACAGCGACAACTACGACGACCAGATTCCCTTCTGGGCGTCAGTGACCTACAAGCTGATGCTGAGCGGCCGTGAAGCGGTTGAAGCCGCAGCGGTCGAGACACTCCGGCTTGAGCCGAAGTAA